One Arcobacter sp. FWKO B genomic window, AATATTATTTATACCAACTCAACAAATAAAAAAACCCAAGCCTTTTAAAGACTTGGGTTTACTTATTTGCAAAAAGAAGATCAAGACTATTGTAACAGTCTCATAACATTTTCAAGGAAATATCGTTATTGTAATAGCCTCATTACATTCTGTTGAATCATATTTGCTTGGCTCATTGCATATGTTCCAGCTTGTGCCACGATATTTTGTTTATTGAAGTTTGCACTCTCTGCTGCATAATCAACATCTCTAATAACTGACTCTGCCGCTTTAATATTTGTTTGTTGCGTCATCATATTTCTTAAAGCTGATTCAAGTTGGTTTTGAGTCGAACCAACCTCAGATCTCCAAGTATTCAGCTGATTTATAGCTGAGTCTACACTCGCCATATGAGCTCTTGCAGCTCCTGCACTCCATCCACCATTTGCAGCAGAAATTTTAAGTGCTGACATACCTTGAAGACCAGCAGTATTAGCTCTTGTTCCAGCTGTTAAAGTAATAGTATTCGTTGATTTCTCACCCATTTGAAATATCTGTGAAGCTGCTGATGCAGTACCACCAGCTGATTGTTGTAATAATGAGATACCATTGTAGTTCGTTTGAACAGCAATATTATTAAGCTGTGTTAAAAGCTTATCAATATCTTTTCCAATCGCTTTTCTACCTTCACTTGAAGTTGTAGCAGTTCCAGCTTGGATTAATTTTTGTTTTACAATATCTAAGATATTTGATTGCTCCGCCATAGCCTTATCAGCAATTTGTGTTAACGAAACAGCTGAGTTACCATTTGCTATTGATTGACCAATCGAACTTGCCTGCGTTCTAAGCTTATCAGCTATTGCAAGACCTGACGCATCATCTGATGCTTTATTGATTCTTAAACCTGAGCTTAACTTCTCCAACGAGTTTCTAATATTATTATTAGTAAGTGTTGCTGACTCTTGAGCATTTAATGACTGTACATTTGTGTTTATTCTCATCTTCCATCCTTTGTTCTAAAATTTTTCTTCATACGAGAAGTATGACACATCAATTCTTAATATTAGCTTAACAGATCCAAATTTATAGCAATTTATGAAAATAAAAAAACCCAAGCCTTTTAAAGACTTGGGTTAAAAAAATATACTTAAATGATCTCAAAACATTTTTAAGAAAATGTACTAAACAATACTCTAATAGCCTTAAAATATTTTCAAGGAAACATATTAAGACTACTGAAGTAGTCTTAATATGTTTTGTTGCACTTGGTTAGATTGACTCATTGCAAATGTACCAGCTTGTGATACTATGTTTTGTTTATTGAAGTTTGCACTCTCCGCTGCATAATCAACATCTCTAATAACTGACTCTGCCGCTTTAATATTTGTTTGTTGCGTCATCATATTTCTAATCGCTGATTCAACTTGATTTTGAGTAGAACCAAAATCAGCTCTCCAAGTATTTAACTGATTTATTGCAGAATCTATACCAGCCATATGACCCCTTGCAGCTCCTGCACTCCATCCACCGTTATTAGCACTCAACTTTAATGCCGATAAACCTTGAAGCTTTTTAGTGTTTGCCTGTATACCTGATGATAGGGAAATAACATTTGTAGACTTCTCACCCATTTGAAACTCTAACTTTGCAGTCGTAACACTTGCTGAAGCACCTTGTAACAATGGAATACCATTATAGTTAGTTTGTTTTGCTATCTCATCAAGCTGTGTTAAAAGCTTTCCTATATCTTTACCGATTGCTTTTCTACCCTCATCAGATGTTGTAGCAGTTCCAGCTTGGATTAACTTTTGTTTTACAATATCTAAGATATTTGATTGCTCTGCCATAGCCTTATCAGCAATTTGAAGTAATGAAACAGCTGAGTTACCATTTGCTATAGACTGTCCTATTGAACTTGCTTGTGTTCTAAGCTTATCAGCTATTGCCAAACCTGATGCATCATCTGATGCTTTATTTATTCTTAGTCCCGAACTTAATTTTTCTAGTGAGTTTCTTAGGTTTGAGTTAATTTGAGTGTTGCTTTCTTGTGCAGTTAGTGAGCTGACATTCGTGTTGATTCTCATTTAGTTACCTTCTTTATTTTTTAGTCAATATTTATTAAAGAAAGGATAACTAAATATATCTTAATAATAGCTTAAATATGAAAAATTGCAGAATTAACCAATAGTCTCGAAATAATAACATTACATTTCTTAATGTTCGCTTAATATTCAATTATTTTTAAGAAAAGTTAAGTAAAAAAGCTATTTTTTGATTAATATTGCTCCACTTTCTATATGTTCACTCCAAACAAACTGGTCAAAAAAGGCAAATTTCACAATATTATGTGTCTCATTTAATATTTTTAAATCCCTATAAAGTGTATCTGGGCTACAAGATATATAAATGATTGTATCAAATTTACTCACTAATTTAGTAGTGTCTATATCTAAACCTGCTCTTGGGGGATCAACAAAGATAGTTGATGATGGATAGCTACTAGTAGATATGGAGTTAAAAATATTTGAAAAGGTATATTTTGATAAGTCAATATCTTTAAGTCTGTTAAATATTCTCTCACCTTTTAATGCACTTGTAAATTCTTCACTACTCATTCTAATAAACTCTATATTATCTATACCATTTAAATCACAACTTTGTTTTGCACTTGCAATAGATGTTTTTGATATCTCTGTAGCTAACACTTTATCAAACTTTTTACTCAATGGAAGGGTAAAGTTACCTCCTCCACAATAAAGTTCACACAAATCACCATTTTTAGATAGATTATTTAATACCCAAGATACCATTTGTGTATTCATATATCTATTTGGCTGAGAAAAAGCTCCCTCTTTTTGAATAATGCTAAATATAGTATCTGAAATATGTAATTTATTAGTAATAAAATCTTCATCTAATACAATTTTTTGTCCTCGACTTCTTCCTATGACTTTAATATTGAGTTCGTCTTGAAGTTGTTTTGCCTTTTTTATCCATTCATCTTCTAATTTCTTATGGTATACCAAAGTTACAAGTATTTCATCCTCACTTGTCATAAACTCTACCATAAAAACTCTTTGCAACAAAACTTCACTATTATTTATTTTTTCAAGAAGTTTTGGCATAAATTCTTGAATTTGTTCATTGACTATTAAACACTTATCTATACATAAATAGTTTTTATCCCTATCAACCATAGCATATGAAACTTTTTGGTCATTGTGATATAACTTAAATTCTGCCCTAGCCCTAAAGCTTACTTCAGATGACCTAAACACTTCAAACTCTCCATTATAAAACTCCATAAATTTTTCTTTATGAGATTTTATTTTATAATCCAATTGTTCTTGATAAGTCATACCACCAAGT contains:
- a CDS encoding flagellin: MRINTNVQSLNAQESATLTNNNIRNSLEKLSSGLRINKASDDASGLAIADKLRTQASSIGQSIANGNSAVSLTQIADKAMAEQSNILDIVKQKLIQAGTATTSSEGRKAIGKDIDKLLTQLNNIAVQTNYNGISLLQQSAGGTASAASQIFQMGEKSTNTITLTAGTRANTAGLQGMSALKISAANGGWSAGAARAHMASVDSAINQLNTWRSEVGSTQNQLESALRNMMTQQTNIKAAESVIRDVDYAAESANFNKQNIVAQAGTYAMSQANMIQQNVMRLLQ
- a CDS encoding flagellin, whose translation is MRINTNVSSLTAQESNTQINSNLRNSLEKLSSGLRINKASDDASGLAIADKLRTQASSIGQSIANGNSAVSLLQIADKAMAEQSNILDIVKQKLIQAGTATTSDEGRKAIGKDIGKLLTQLDEIAKQTNYNGIPLLQGASASVTTAKLEFQMGEKSTNVISLSSGIQANTKKLQGLSALKLSANNGGWSAGAARGHMAGIDSAINQLNTWRADFGSTQNQVESAIRNMMTQQTNIKAAESVIRDVDYAAESANFNKQNIVSQAGTFAMSQSNQVQQNILRLLQ
- the trmA gene encoding tRNA (uridine(54)-C5)-methyltransferase TrmA produces the protein MMDCKYIGKCGSCLLGGMTYQEQLDYKIKSHKEKFMEFYNGEFEVFRSSEVSFRARAEFKLYHNDQKVSYAMVDRDKNYLCIDKCLIVNEQIQEFMPKLLEKINNSEVLLQRVFMVEFMTSEDEILVTLVYHKKLEDEWIKKAKQLQDELNIKVIGRSRGQKIVLDEDFITNKLHISDTIFSIIQKEGAFSQPNRYMNTQMVSWVLNNLSKNGDLCELYCGGGNFTLPLSKKFDKVLATEISKTSIASAKQSCDLNGIDNIEFIRMSSEEFTSALKGERIFNRLKDIDLSKYTFSNIFNSISTSSYPSSTIFVDPPRAGLDIDTTKLVSKFDTIIYISCSPDTLYRDLKILNETHNIVKFAFFDQFVWSEHIESGAILIKK